One region of Caldivirga sp. genomic DNA includes:
- a CDS encoding 50S ribosomal protein L30e: MIDISRELQVVANTGRLTMGVKQSIKAILNGDAKLVIMAANVPPSIKQDVERYAKLSQVPIFTYAGTSWELGGALRRSHKIAVVAIIDPGESSIMSLAGGGNV; this comes from the coding sequence ATGATAGATATATCAAGGGAACTGCAAGTTGTAGCTAATACAGGTAGGTTGACGATGGGCGTTAAGCAATCAATAAAGGCAATACTCAATGGTGACGCTAAGTTAGTTATAATGGCTGCCAATGTACCACCAAGCATTAAGCAGGATGTTGAAAGGTACGCTAAGTTATCTCAAGTGCCAATATTCACCTACGCTGGGACAAGTTGGGAACTGGGTGGTGCATTAAGGAGAAGCCATAAGATAGCTGTTGTGGCAATTATTGACCCAGGGGAGAGTAGTATAATGTCCCTTGCTGGTGGTGGTAATGTCTAA
- a CDS encoding AMMECR1 domain-containing protein produces the protein MDLFKPLTLTDGTLLVRLARYAIESKLRNIEKMPIAANHLKSMSLGVWVSVEKIKVSNGFRYRELRGDVGSPYPIRNLYDDVIMIARYAAFNSPKYSPLSLSEVKRIIIEVIVNNQPRQVNMDNLASILIPGYHGLLVKRPDGSIEAYLAHKIIETVAKFHEEKGRSPSMDELISLICSRGCSEVKIFETQVFYELEPEGEVIERLLYMNKYLREINAAKGIVS, from the coding sequence ATGGATTTATTTAAACCATTAACATTAACTGATGGCACATTGCTGGTTAGGCTGGCTCGGTACGCAATAGAGAGTAAGCTAAGGAATATTGAGAAGATGCCTATTGCTGCAAATCACCTTAAGTCAATGAGCCTTGGTGTGTGGGTATCTGTAGAGAAGATTAAGGTTAGTAATGGGTTTAGGTATAGGGAGCTTAGGGGGGATGTTGGATCACCATACCCTATTAGGAACCTTTACGATGATGTCATTATGATAGCTAGGTATGCTGCCTTCAATTCCCCAAAGTATAGCCCACTATCGTTAAGTGAGGTTAAGAGGATAATTATTGAGGTAATTGTTAATAATCAACCTAGGCAAGTAAACATGGATAACTTAGCCAGCATACTCATACCTGGTTACCATGGTTTACTGGTTAAGAGGCCAGACGGCAGTATTGAAGCTTACTTGGCTCATAAGATAATTGAGACTGTGGCTAAGTTCCATGAAGAGAAAGGTAGGTCCCCATCCATGGATGAGTTAATATCACTTATCTGTAGTAGAGGGTGTAGTGAAGTTAAGATCTTCGAAACCCAAGTGTTTTATGAACTTGAACCTGAAGGTGAGGTTATAGAGAGACTACTCTACATGAATAAGTACCTTAGGGAAATAAACGCAGCTAAGGGTATAGTTAGTTAA
- a CDS encoding nucleotidyltransferase family protein, with translation MPSVPQTVELGLRIVNLSEEKGVPVRLLGGVAVYILASAVYPKVPSLSRTPKDIDLVAHAKDSSRLTSLMENMGIEADKRFNALHGYERLMFREPSSGTRIDVFLDVFRESHVINLKDRLEVFKPTIPPSDLLLTKLQIWSISERDIKDIIALLLKFKVGSSDSVSELDANRLISLTSNDWGLYKTVIVNLSRVTDYVKGHGELAEISGEVIGKINDIRLKVEKAPKSIKWRLRSLIGERVKWYEEPEEVS, from the coding sequence ATGCCTAGTGTGCCGCAGACTGTTGAGCTGGGGCTAAGGATTGTTAACTTAAGTGAGGAGAAGGGAGTGCCTGTGAGATTACTTGGTGGTGTAGCAGTCTACATACTTGCCTCCGCAGTGTACCCTAAGGTACCTTCATTATCAAGGACCCCGAAGGATATAGACTTGGTAGCGCATGCTAAGGATTCAAGCAGATTAACTTCATTAATGGAGAATATGGGTATTGAGGCTGATAAACGCTTCAACGCGCTTCACGGCTACGAGAGATTAATGTTTAGGGAGCCAAGTAGTGGTACCCGGATTGATGTATTCCTTGATGTGTTTAGGGAGAGCCACGTCATAAACCTGAAGGATAGATTAGAGGTCTTTAAACCTACAATACCACCAAGTGACTTACTCTTAACAAAACTTCAAATATGGAGTATTAGTGAGAGGGACATTAAGGACATAATCGCTCTCCTACTTAAATTCAAGGTAGGTAGCAGTGATTCAGTAAGTGAACTAGATGCTAATAGGTTGATTAGCTTAACCTCAAATGACTGGGGATTGTACAAGACTGTTATAGTTAACTTAAGTAGGGTTACTGACTATGTTAAGGGTCATGGGGAATTAGCCGAAATTAGTGGTGAAGTAATCGGTAAGATTAATGATATTCGCCTTAAAGTTGAGAAGGCGCCTAAGTCAATAAAGTGGAGGCTTAGATCCCTCATCGGTGAGAGGGTTAAGTGGTATGAGGAACCTGAGGAGGTTAGTTAA
- a CDS encoding RAD55 family ATPase translates to METLQLSPLNELVPAGIPYGYLMLIRGDLGMGKTLMVKRIAREILSKYPVLYITFDDDPNSVKDGLSDYASRLFIIDGFNLGEATSRSTPNVVGSITELDPRQLINGIISNLPQTKARGVIVDSVNDMLMNIDPRSLLFLLKEVKMITRRYNTVSVMVAHTTTEDLSGMIDNMEYVFDGIIEIELDPNLAQLGVPVRRLRVKRLKGTAHSIDWFYFTISKGDIVPVNIEDIKKALGATLSMQGER, encoded by the coding sequence ATGGAGACCCTTCAGTTGAGCCCATTAAATGAACTTGTACCAGCAGGAATACCGTATGGCTACCTCATGTTGATTAGAGGTGACTTAGGCATGGGTAAGACCCTTATGGTTAAGCGTATTGCAAGGGAAATTCTCTCAAAGTACCCTGTATTATATATTACGTTTGATGATGACCCTAATTCGGTAAAGGATGGGCTAAGCGACTACGCGTCTAGGTTATTCATAATAGATGGATTCAACCTAGGTGAGGCCACAAGTAGGTCAACACCTAATGTTGTGGGTAGTATAACGGAATTAGACCCGAGACAGTTGATTAATGGGATAATTAGTAATTTGCCTCAAACTAAGGCAAGAGGAGTAATAGTGGATTCAGTGAATGACATGCTTATGAACATTGACCCAAGGAGCCTCCTCTTCCTCTTAAAGGAAGTGAAGATGATTACTAGGCGGTATAATACAGTGAGCGTTATGGTCGCCCACACGACTACTGAGGACTTAAGTGGAATGATTGATAACATGGAGTATGTGTTCGATGGAATAATTGAAATTGAACTTGACCCAAACTTAGCTCAATTAGGTGTGCCGGTTAGGAGACTTAGGGTTAAGAGACTTAAAGGCACAGCCCATTCAATAGACTGGTTCTACTTCACAATATCTAAGGGGGATATAGTACCAGTTAACATAGAAGACATTAAGAAAGCCTTAGGCGCCACCCTTAGTATGCAGGGTGAGAGGTAA
- a CDS encoding NADP-dependent malic enzyme has protein sequence MSGSGEDRTRKWYDTSIKVAKDYGGKISVMPKVPVKSLRDFSIYYTPGVAGVSLEIAKNPDLSFELTWRWNAIAVLTDGTRVLGLGNVGPEAALPVMEGKALIFKYLGGVDAVPLPIRVKSKEEFVAVAKAIEPSFGGINLEDIESPKCFYLLDTLRKELNIPVWHDDQQGTAGAILAGLYNALKVVDKNINDIKVVLFGAGASNVAAARILHAAGVSYGNMILIDSKGPLHAEREDMDKLMLNNPWKYDLALKTNKERSKTIEDAMKNADVLISASTPGPNVIKKDWIRAMNKDAIVFALANPIPEIWPWEAKEAGARVVATGRSDFPNQINNSLIFPSVFRGALDVRARGISDEVIVAVAREIAKYAEERGITEDYIIPTMEEWEVYPRAAAAAAVEIVNEGLARVNTTYNEELERARNIISKSRASMEKLMKEGLIRELPAELIR, from the coding sequence ATGAGTGGCTCTGGTGAAGATCGAACAAGGAAGTGGTACGATACGTCAATTAAGGTGGCGAAAGATTATGGTGGCAAAATCTCGGTGATGCCTAAGGTTCCTGTTAAGAGTCTAAGGGACTTCTCAATATACTATACCCCTGGGGTTGCTGGTGTGTCACTTGAAATCGCCAAGAACCCTGACCTCTCCTTTGAATTAACGTGGCGTTGGAATGCAATAGCCGTATTAACTGATGGAACTAGGGTACTGGGTTTAGGTAACGTTGGACCTGAGGCGGCGTTACCAGTAATGGAGGGTAAGGCCCTCATATTTAAGTACCTAGGCGGCGTGGATGCTGTTCCACTCCCAATTAGGGTTAAGTCTAAGGAAGAGTTTGTGGCTGTAGCTAAGGCGATTGAGCCTTCCTTCGGTGGGATAAACCTGGAGGATATTGAATCACCCAAGTGCTTCTACCTACTGGACACCTTAAGGAAGGAACTTAACATACCTGTGTGGCATGATGACCAACAGGGGACTGCCGGTGCAATTTTAGCTGGCTTATATAATGCCCTTAAGGTAGTTGATAAGAACATTAACGATATTAAAGTAGTTTTATTCGGAGCAGGCGCATCAAATGTAGCCGCAGCAAGGATCCTTCATGCCGCTGGCGTGAGTTACGGGAACATGATCCTCATAGATAGTAAGGGTCCACTGCACGCTGAGAGGGAGGATATGGATAAACTGATGCTTAATAATCCATGGAAGTATGACTTAGCCCTTAAGACTAATAAGGAGAGAAGCAAGACTATTGAGGATGCAATGAAGAACGCTGACGTATTGATTTCTGCATCAACACCAGGGCCGAATGTTATTAAGAAGGATTGGATAAGGGCAATGAATAAGGATGCCATAGTTTTCGCCTTAGCTAATCCAATTCCTGAAATATGGCCATGGGAGGCTAAGGAGGCTGGAGCCAGGGTTGTAGCCACTGGTAGGAGCGACTTCCCTAATCAAATAAACAATAGCCTGATCTTCCCGTCAGTGTTCAGGGGTGCGTTAGACGTTAGGGCTAGGGGAATCTCCGATGAGGTAATAGTGGCAGTAGCCAGGGAGATTGCTAAGTATGCTGAAGAGAGGGGGATAACGGAGGATTACATTATACCAACCATGGAGGAGTGGGAGGTTTACCCAAGGGCGGCAGCGGCTGCGGCTGTGGAGATTGTTAATGAAGGATTAGCTAGGGTTAACACGACTTACAATGAGGAATTGGAGAGGGCTAGGAACATAATATCTAAGTCAAGGGCATCAATGGAGAAGCTCATGAAGGAGGGACTTATAAGGGAGCTTCCAGCAGAGTTAATAAGGTGA
- a CDS encoding GNAT family N-acetyltransferase, translating into MVKVRKAGERDLENVVELVVRLKRLNSEFDPLLKVRDDIYVQVKNWLNGYLNNKGKLLLVAESDDGRIIGALVSEVRERLFYEPRMEGVIMDFYIMPEFRRKGIGKMMMDEAIKMLREMGAHVISAEFPAQNQISVAFYRKYGFRPMMNVYVKET; encoded by the coding sequence ATGGTTAAGGTTAGGAAGGCGGGGGAAAGGGACTTAGAAAACGTGGTTGAACTAGTGGTTAGGTTAAAGAGACTCAACAGTGAATTTGATCCACTACTTAAGGTTAGGGATGACATTTACGTCCAGGTTAAGAATTGGTTAAACGGTTACTTAAATAATAAGGGTAAGCTACTGCTGGTGGCTGAGTCTGACGACGGCAGGATAATTGGGGCCCTAGTGTCTGAGGTTAGGGAGAGGTTATTTTATGAACCACGCATGGAGGGTGTAATAATGGACTTCTACATCATGCCTGAGTTCAGGAGGAAAGGCATTGGGAAAATGATGATGGATGAGGCCATTAAAATGCTTAGGGAAATGGGCGCCCACGTAATATCAGCGGAATTCCCAGCTCAGAACCAAATATCAGTAGCCTTCTATAGGAAGTACGGCTTCAGGCCAATGATGAACGTCTACGTTAAGGAAACCTAG
- a CDS encoding DUF429 domain-containing protein, translating into MPEPAEAVKFGGVDLSVKRMSGVAEVNDGVLVSTLVKSDDEIINSLRGSLVVAIDAPLSGVGKFRDVDRLMFKMGLKVMPANWRWMIKLGERALRIKGRLEELNIRVIETHPWSVLHWLNTDLTQLSSRLGVRKLVINGGKDAYDAAVCALVALAYTMGKVRRITASDGELYLISAD; encoded by the coding sequence GTGCCAGAGCCAGCAGAAGCAGTGAAGTTTGGTGGTGTTGACTTATCAGTGAAGAGGATGAGTGGTGTAGCGGAAGTTAACGATGGGGTACTGGTCAGTACGCTGGTTAAGAGTGATGATGAAATAATCAATAGCCTAAGGGGTTCATTAGTGGTGGCTATTGATGCACCCCTTAGTGGGGTAGGTAAGTTTAGGGATGTTGATAGGCTCATGTTTAAGATGGGGCTTAAGGTTATGCCTGCTAACTGGAGATGGATGATTAAGTTAGGTGAAAGGGCTCTTCGAATTAAGGGTAGGCTTGAGGAATTGAACATTAGGGTCATTGAAACTCACCCATGGAGTGTGCTTCACTGGCTTAACACTGACTTAACGCAATTATCCAGTAGGTTGGGAGTTAGGAAACTAGTGATTAATGGTGGTAAGGACGCCTATGATGCTGCAGTCTGCGCCTTAGTTGCATTAGCTTACACTATGGGTAAGGTTAGGAGGATTACCGCCAGCGATGGTGAATTATACTTAATAAGCGCCGACTAA